A window of Pyrus communis chromosome 3, drPyrComm1.1, whole genome shotgun sequence genomic DNA:
GTAACTCCAAGTTAAAAAGAACGTAAAGTATAAGTTAAGAACACACCTTTACCAACGATGAGACCGACCTGCTCCCAGGTAAGCATATAAAACGGCTCCAGCTTGGAGAAATGAAGTATAAGGGCAACCGGAAGAAATATAAGAAGGTTGGAAAGCCCTAGAAATCCTAGAAACTGAGCCATACTGGCACGGCCGCTtttttcatcatcctcatcaggTAATTTCTTGCGAATGAGGGTAATATACACAGAATAGAAGGCGGCGGAGACAAGAGCAAGTATGTCTCCGAGGAGAGGGTTTGAAGCAATTGCACTTAGAGCAGTTCGTGAGTCACCAAGGCTGACAATTACCGTTCCTCCCATGCAAAGAAGAACGCTAATAAGCTTAACCAAAGTAAACTTCTCCCCTAAGAATACTAGGGCGACCAAAAAGGTGAAAAGGCTGGATGAACTGCTTAAGATTGTATTCGACTGCATGCAACAAGCACAGAAAATCAATCATACCGATATCATgaaataaatggacaaatttAAGAAGCAGGGTGTGCCATGCAACGCTAAGAATGCTTACCGTAACGGTAGTATACTTCAATGACAAATTGAAAGTCAGCTGTGCGAAAAACCAAAACGGGGAAATCAGTAGGCTAACTTTAGCCACTCGAGTTCGTGTCCAACGCCCTTTTTCATCCACTTGCTTATCTACCGTTTCAGTGCCATTGTCTTGAGTTGCTGAAGTTCCAACAAGCTCGTGAAATACAACTTTCGGTTCTGCACCAAGATTAACTTCCCCCTCTTCCGCATCTGCTTTCACAACTCCGTCAGTCTCCTCAAGGAGAGTGATTTGCTCCGAATCTCCTAATCTTTGCAAAGGGCTACTCTTCCTACTTCTCCAAATCCAAAACCCCTCAAAATTATCCTCCAAATACCGCCCGATTTCAACCAAGGGAATGTAGATCACAAACAGAGAATTGCATATGTACGTGATGAGGAACGGGGACACACCGGCATCTACAACCGACTGTACTACGAAACTGGCAGCTATCCAGATAGATGCAACAGCAAATATGTATACCAAACCTAATACCCACTTCCCAACTTCACTTTTCATGTCTTTCCACTCAATCCCAAATCAAATCAGCTCCCAAATCTTGCTAAAAAAATCAGCTTTTCGATTTCCGAGGCCCGAAAACGTAAAACTTTATGCGCTTTCGGAGAATTATAACGATTTCCCATGCCACTAACAACCCCAA
This region includes:
- the LOC137729765 gene encoding uncharacterized transporter C405.03c-like, whose protein sequence is MKSEVGKWVLGLVYIFAVASIWIAASFVVQSVVDAGVSPFLITYICNSLFVIYIPLVEIGRYLEDNFEGFWIWRSRKSSPLQRLGDSEQITLLEETDGVVKADAEEGEVNLGAEPKVVFHELVGTSATQDNGTETVDKQVDEKGRWTRTRVAKVSLLISPFWFFAQLTFNLSLKYTTVTSNTILSSSSSLFTFLVALVFLGEKFTLVKLISVLLCMGGTVIVSLGDSRTALSAIASNPLLGDILALVSAAFYSVYITLIRKKLPDEDDEKSGRASMAQFLGFLGLSNLLIFLPVALILHFSKLEPFYMLTWEQVGLIVGKGLLDNVLSDYLWAKAVLLTTTTVATAGLTIQVPLAAIVDSMTGHAPHFADYLGAVAVMIGFAGINIPADAFNRPKEAILARENENISATGEARNSSGSPISAAPS